The Malus domestica chromosome 13, GDT2T_hap1 genome includes a window with the following:
- the LOC103403529 gene encoding villin-4 has translation MAVSMRDLDPAFQGAGQKDGLEIWRIENFRPAPIPKSSYGNFFTGDSYVILKTTASKSGALRHEIHYWLGKDTSQDEAGAAAIKTVELDATLGGRAVQYREVQGHETAKFLSYFKPCIIPQEGGVASGFKHAEAEEHKTRLFVCQGKHVVHVKEVAFARSSLSHDDIFILDTKSKIFQFNGSNSSIQERAKALEVVQYIKDTYHDGKCEIASIEDGKLMADAESGEFWGLFGGFAPLPRKTATNEDKSFDSYPTKLLCVEKGQAEPVEGDALTRDLLDTNKCYLLDCGLEVFVWMGRNTSLDQRRSASGAAEELVRPPDRSKSHIIRVIEGFETVMFRSKFDSWPQTADVAVSEDGRGKVAALLKRQGVNVKGLLKADPVKEEPQPYIDCTGNLQVWRVNGQEKINLQSSDQSKFYSGDCYIFHYAYPGEDKEEHLIGTWFGKQSVEDERVSAISLASKMVESMKFLAAQARIYEGNEPIQFYSIFQSIIVLKGGLSDGYKNYVAEKEVLDETYQEDGVALFRVQGSGPDNMQAIQVDAVASSLNSSYCYILHSGSTVFTWSGGLTTSDDQELVERQLDLIKPDLQSKMQKENSESEQFWELLGGKTEYPSQKIVRSGESDPRLFSCTFSNGNLKVVEIYNFTQDDLMTEDIFILDCHADIFVWVGQQVNSKDRMQALTIGEKFLEHDFFMEQLSREASIYIIMEGSEPPFFTRFFTWDSAKSSMHGNSFQRKLTILKNGGSPTVNKPKRRAPVSYGGRSSVPEKSQRSRSMSFSPDRVRVRGRSPAFNALAATFENANARNLSTPPPMVTKLYPKSVTPDSSKLASKSSAIAALTASFDKTGPARESNIPRSPKMSPGPPKPKQQETNNKENSMTSKLESFTIQEDAKEGEAEDENLPVHPYERLKTTSEDPVTDIDVTKREIYLSAEEFRGHFGMAKDAFHKLPKWKQNKLKMALLLF, from the exons ATGGCTGTTTCCATGAGAGATTTGGATCCAGCTTTCCAGGGAGCTGGACAAAAGGA TGGACTTGAAATATGGCGCATTGAAAACTTTCGCCCTGCTCCTATCCCAAAGTCCTCTTATGGCAATTTTTTTACAGGGGACTCTTATGTGATCCTGAAA ACTACAGCCTCAAAAAGTGGGGCTTTGCGGCATGAGATCCATTATTGGCTTGGAAAGGATACGTCTCAG GATGAAGCTGGAGCTGCAGCCATCAAGACAGTTGAGTTAGATGCAACCCTTGGAGGACGTGCTGTCCAGTATCGTGAAGTACAGGGTCACGAAACTGCCAAGTTCCTATCTTATTTCAAACCATGTATCATACCTCAAGAAGGTGGAGTTGCATCTGGGTTTAAACATGCTGAGGCTGAAGAACACAAAACACGATTGTTTGTGTGCcaaggaaaacatgttgtccatGTCAAAGAG GTTGCTTTTGCTCGATCTTCACTCAGCCATGATGACATTTTTATTTTGGATACCAAGTCTAAAATTTTTCAATTTAATGGTTCAAACTCATCTATTCAAGAAAGAGCTAAGGCGTTGGAAGTTGTCCAGTACATTAAAGACACATATCATGATGGGAAATGTGAGATAGCTTCCATTG AGGATGGAAAGTTGATGGCTGATGCAGAAAGTGGAGAATTTTGGGGTTTATTTGGTGGTTTTGCTCCACTTCCAAGGAAAACAGCCACCAATGAGGACAAAAGTTTTGATTCTTATCCTACTAAGCTTCTTTG TGTTGAGAAGGGACAGGCAGAACCAGTTGAGGGTGATGCTTTGACGAGGGATTTGCTAGACACAAACAAGTGCTATCTTCTAGATTGTGGGTTGGAAGTGTTTGTTTGGATGGGGAGAAATACATCTCTTGACCAAAGAAGGAGTGCAAGTGGAGCTGCAGAA GAACTAGTCCGTCCTCCTGATCGATCGAAATCCCACATAATTCGTGTAATTGAGGGCTTTGAGACAGTAATGTTTAGGTCCAAATTCGATTCGTGGCCCCAAACAGCTGATGTAGCTGTGTCAGAAGATGGTAGGGGCAAGGTTGCAG CACTCTTAAAGCGTCAAGGGGTTAATGTGAAGGGTCTGTTGAAAGCTGATCCTGTAAAAGAAGAACCTCAACCATACATTGATTGCACTGGAAACTTGCAG GTTTGGCGTGTGAATGGCCAGGAAAAGATTAACCTTCAGTCTTCTGatcaatcaaaattttacagtGGAGATTGCTATATTTTTCATTATGCATATCCAGGAGAGGATAAAGAGGAACACCTTATAGGAACATGGTTTGGAAAGCAGAGCGTTGAG GACGAAAGGGTATCAGCTATATCACTAGCAAGCAAGATGGTTGAGTCGATGAAGTTTCTTGCTGCCCAG GCTCGTATCTATGAAGGAAATGAACCAATTCAGTTCTATTCAATCTTCCAAAGCATAATTGTTTTGAAG GGTGGTCTCAGTGATGGATACAAAAATTATGTTGCGGAGAAAGAAGTTCTAGATGAGACATATCAAGAAGATGGTGTTGCATTATTTCGTGTCCAGGGATCTGGACCTGATAATATGCAAGCAATACAAGTTGATGCA GTTGCATCATCTTTGAATTCCTCCTACTGTTATATATTACATAGTGGCTCAACTGTCTTTACCTGGTCTGGAGGCCTCACAACCTCGGATGATCAGGAACTTGTTGAGAGGCAGCTCGATTTAATAAAG CCGGATCTCCAGTCGAAAATGCAAAAGGAAAATTCCGAGTCAGAACAGTTTTGGGAGTTGTTAGGAGGAAAGACCGAGTATCCCAGCCAAAAGATTGTAAGATCTGGTGAAAGCGACCCCCGCCTATTTTCTTGCACCTTCTCAAATG GAAATTTGAAG GTAGTTGAGATATACAACTTCACCCAGGATGATTTGATgactgaagatatattcatcTTGGATTGTCATGCAGACATCTTTGTTTGGGTTGGCCAACAGGTCAACTCCAAGGATAGGATGCAGGCTTTAACTATTGGGGAG AAATTTCTTGAGCATGATTTTTTCATGGAACAATTATCTCGTGAAGcttcaatatatatcatcatggAAGGAAGTGAGCCACCTTTCTTCACACGCTTCTTCACTTGGGACTCTGCAAAATCTTCT ATGCACGGGAACTCTTTCCAAAGGAAACTTACTATACTGAAAAATGGGGGTAGTCCAACTGTAAAT AAACCAAAACGGAGAGCACCTGTATCTTATGGTGGAAGGTCTAGTGTACCAGAAAAATCGCAGCGTTCCAGAAGCATGTCTTTCAGCCCCGATCGAGTTCGTGTGAGGGGTAGATCTCCAGCTTTCAATGCACTGGCTGCTACTTTTGAGAATGCTAATGCCAGAAACCTTTCAACTCCACCTCCAATGGTCACAAAACTGTACCCCAAATCTGTGACTCCAGATTCATCAAAATTGGCTTCAAAATCATCTGCTATAGCAGCACTCACTGCTAGTTTTGATAAAACAGGACCAGCAAGAGAATCTAATATACCAAGATCGCCGAAAA TGAGCCCAGGCCCCCCCAAGCCAAAACAACAGGAGACAAATAACAAGGAGAATTCTATGACCAGTAAACTAGAATCCTTCACCATACAGGAAGATGCGAAGGAGGGTGAAGCAGAAGATGAGAACCTCCCCGTTCACCCATATGAACGCCTTAAAACAACATCAGAAGATCCTGTTACAGATATTGATGTGACGAAGCGAGAG ATTTACTTGTCAGCAGAGGAGTTCAGGGGGCATTTCGGTATGGCAAAGGATGCCTTCCATAAGTTGCCCAAGTGGAAACAGAACAAGCTTAAAATGGCCCTTCTATTGTTCTGA